One genomic segment of Ignavibacteriota bacterium includes these proteins:
- a CDS encoding bifunctional phosphoribosyl-AMP cyclohydrolase/phosphoribosyl-ATP diphosphatase HisIE, which yields MINIGNIDFSKLDGLVPAIVIDEITNQVLMLGFMNNDALTQTIEKQKVVFFSRTKNKLWLKGETSGNYLNVVSINSDCDNDTLLIYAKPDGPTCHTGSYSCFAEVDKNNIQFLDYLYKLVKSRKVELPENSYTTKLFQQGPNRIIQKVGEEAIETVIAAKNNDKEEIINEVSDLIFHLFVMLADQGIEFSEIISNLQKRHSDKK from the coding sequence ATGATAAACATTGGAAATATTGATTTTTCAAAACTTGATGGATTAGTTCCCGCAATCGTAATTGATGAAATAACTAATCAAGTTTTAATGCTCGGATTTATGAATAACGATGCATTAACTCAAACTATTGAAAAACAAAAAGTTGTTTTTTTTAGCAGAACAAAAAATAAACTTTGGCTTAAAGGTGAAACATCCGGAAATTATTTAAATGTGGTTTCCATAAATTCCGATTGCGATAATGACACATTACTTATTTATGCAAAGCCAGATGGACCGACTTGTCATACCGGCTCGTATTCATGTTTTGCAGAAGTAGATAAAAATAACATTCAATTTTTAGATTATTTGTATAAATTAGTAAAAAGTAGAAAAGTTGAACTTCCGGAAAATTCTTATACTACAAAATTATTTCAGCAAGGACCAAACCGAATAATTCAAAAAGTTGGCGAAGAAGCAATAGAAACAGTAATCGCAGCGAAGAATAATGATAAGGAAGAAATAATTAATGAAGTATCAGATTTAATATTCCACTTATTTGTAATGTTAGCCGATCAAGGAATTGAGTTTTCCGAAATAATTTCAAATCTTCAAAAACGCCATTCTGATAAAAAATAA
- a CDS encoding SufE family protein → MSVIDEQNKIVKEFSDLIEWEDKYSLLIKMGKELGELDPEIKIDKNKISGCQSQVWMHAKLENGKMQIVGDSDAMIVKGLVALLIKVYSNQKPEDILSSPPKFLNEIGIDKHLSPTRKNGLGAMLKQIQLFAIAFKTLGK, encoded by the coding sequence ATGTCTGTAATTGATGAGCAAAATAAAATTGTAAAAGAATTTTCTGATCTAATAGAGTGGGAAGATAAATATTCATTATTAATTAAAATGGGTAAAGAACTTGGTGAGTTAGATCCGGAAATTAAAATTGATAAAAACAAAATATCCGGTTGTCAATCGCAAGTTTGGATGCATGCAAAATTGGAAAACGGTAAAATGCAAATTGTTGGCGATAGCGATGCGATGATTGTAAAAGGTTTAGTTGCACTTTTAATTAAAGTTTATTCAAATCAAAAACCGGAAGATATTCTTTCATCACCGCCAAAATTCCTAAATGAAATTGGAATTGATAAACATCTTTCTCCAACTCGTAAAAACGGTTTGGGAGCTATGTTAAAACAAATTCAATTATTTGCAATTGCATTTAAAACATTAGGTAAATAA